The following DNA comes from Hordeum vulgare subsp. vulgare chromosome 3H, MorexV3_pseudomolecules_assembly, whole genome shotgun sequence.
gaggaatttaatcaacaacacgggccagtgctcctcatgagtgttggtccaaccacctagcagtcggcaagaccaccacggggaaacttgaggtttggtccttgtccactttgcatagagggtgttgtcctgagactgagatacgcggctcttatcgggtcgtcgacacaccgggaggtcctgctagccttgtcttaccttagcggtatatcttgcgtataggaatcccagtgaagctttggtttcccccagagttgaggttttcctctaaggaatccgacgagatcacgagattcgtgatagaggatgcctttgcggcctgtgttcgtttgtgaaggactagttggagcacccctgctgggtttaatctttcggaaagccgtgcccgcggttatgtgacaacttggaatattttgttaacatccggtattagagaacttaaacataaactaataaaaatgccaactgtgtgtgtaaccgtgactgtcccttcgaagatctctcttcgatcgggaacacggtggggttatgaatgccgtaggtaggtgttcaggatcacttagtgatcaagtaatctcgaccgttagcgtagaccacctttactTACTTTGTGCGtaggttagccacttattcaagcataggatgctgcagcctgatacactttacccctaccttacccaataacatgactagttctggcaccaaggtcttagattgttgagtccccgtggctcacggattcctccgaaactcccagcaggtacaggtaccccagagacagatgatcccgacggcacccagctggcgtggcagtacgacgaggagacagaccgcctttacgtgaactatccagaggactgagccgtggtcgtgatcgtgggcctgcagcagggtagcatagcattttccatgttttgtagtccgtaccggaactaccttgtttgtatctgtgttgtactctgagttattaataagaagacagttgaatcccgaattgtctacttgtattattattttgtgctatgttacttgcttgcgaaacgcttagatgcgcttctttcctattcgggggcctcgacccccagatcggaaaggaccgcatcttggtcgttacacttatcccatgtcctcaggaacaaaagtaactactcacaaagcataatcataatcatgatcagaggggtaatgagtagcataaaggatctgaacataaactcttccaccaagtaatccaactagcatcaacagaaagagtaatcaacactactagcaaacttacaagtatcaatcggagtcgcgagacggagattggttacaagagatgaactagggtttggagatgagatggtgatgatgaagatgttgatggtgacgagtcccctgcgatgagaggagtgttggtgatgacgatggcgacgatttccccctccgggagggaagtttcctcgacaggatcgtcctgccggagctctagattggttctgctcaagttccgcctcgtggcggcggcgaaaccacgaaaaagctccattctgagtttttcctggacgaaaccctccttatagcaaaaaaggggggccaatgggctgcccacaagcccccatggcgcggcctggggggggggggcgccgtgcaggcttgtgggcaccccgtggtgtccctccggcacttcttcggcccagcattttttataaattgggaaaaaaatctccgttgattttcacggcgtttggagttgcgcagaataggtatctcaactttgctccactttcaggccagaattccaattgccggtattctccctctttatgtaaaccttgcaaaataagagagaaaaggcataagaatagtaccgtgaagtgaaataacaacaaaagaagcgataaatatcaacatgaaaacatgatgcaaaatggacgtatcaggcctccAACCTCCTTCCGAAGCTCCGAGTTCTTCTTTTGATCcagaatttttttataaaaaagtttCGAGGCAATTGTACTTCATTTTCGTACTGTaacttgaaaagccaaaaacatgcagaaaacaacaagtgacagtgggcactgggttaatatgttagtgctaaaaaatgatAATAATTGGTATATAAACATCCAAAAAGTATACTaggatgataatattatagcacggaacaataagaaaaataactccctccgtcccaaaattcttgtcttacattTCTCTATATACGAATGTATCTAGTgacattttagtatttagatacatccatttatagacaaacctaagacaagaattttgggacggagggagtaaatatgttggagacgtatcaatcgctAAGTCCCTGACTGTACAACCGCGTGGGACATGGCGGTACAACCGCACCACACCCACCCGAAGCACTACAGGTAGAGGGAATCACCCCCTCTAGTGGTAGGTGCACTCGAAGTACCTGTTGCGCCGGTACCACCGGTCGTGCGAGTGGTACAACCACCATAAGAAAAAATGTAAGACCAGAACTGCCATAACAtatgcatacgagctccgaattgagcaaactcaagcttgttggatagaggaccacaagagctatccaacaacgaTTGGTTATATTAAGAACAAGCAAGGGAAAATAAATGCCAATAGGATAAGGAAGATGACCTTCCCAAATATGATCTCACGAAATCTCCAATATCAAAACCACAAACATGATGCATACAAAATCCATTTTTGATGATTTTGAGCTTATCACGACGAAGACCATAAGCTCCAAAACTCGCATAGAAAAAAAGCGAGCTAagaatcaagaaatatgatgctaaTGACAAAGCGATTTGAGCTCTCTACGAATGATATTAAATATCAAGCTGCTCACTCGAGAGCCCTCCTTGATAATACGACAATCAAacctataacccggtctcccaactaccaccacgatactaataaaatagaaaacctgCAGATCCACCGACCCCTGATTTAGACATCTCAGATTATTTGCTCCTCCTTGGTGAAAATACCTCCAAGCGAGCTCAAGTGCTCCACTCATGCTTGGTTCAAGTAGGAGGCAATACACACACGTCGTTGAAGATTGCCTGGAGTGGATTACCTCTGTTAACGGCTACCTAGGAATGGTACAATCTATGGCTGCAACGACAAGAGTGTGACGATGAACAGTCGATGTCGAGTTGCTCGTAAAGAGGAGAGGTATGCAATGACGTGGGCGTGGCCCATGAGTTAGTTCTCGCTATCTCAGTCGAGCCCATGTGGCTTCTAACAGTCAACTACTTAAGCATATGCAATGTATGTGTGGGATATGAAACGATCACTATAAACCTTATTCCTCTCCAAGCTTTCCcttccctctcttcttcttcttctttcccgcGCCAATCATGTGAGTTCAAGTCACATCCCGGCATGACGTAGGGAGGTGCTACCATCCCATAGCAAACACTTATGCATTAGAAGAGGCCTAAGaccatttattattatttttggaacGACTTTATTTAATaacaatcatgtccttttcaAGGGTAGGGATACGAAAATTAGGGGGCGACACTATTAGCTTCTCGATTACAAATGAAAGATTATCTCTATGCGGAACGGTCAGACCAGAATTTTGTTATATGAAAAAAATAAATTCTAAAACTTTGCTCTTTttacaaataataataaataaataaatatatatataaataaaaagAGAACAAACCGTGtggatgatttttttttttttgaagtcgctgaaatttatcacaacacagaaaaggaaagaaaatgcGAGTGCGGTGGGCGCTTCATTTCCCTCCTTCCGCCCGTCCGCTTCCCGCCTCCCCTCTCCTTTTCCAAGAAAGCCCACCCCATTTACAAGAGCGGAAGAGCGAGACCGGGAGGGACAGAGGAGcggagcagcggcggcggcggcgatggggaTCCAGGGTTTGCTGCCGCAACTCAAGTCGATAATGGCGCCCATCAGGATGGAGGACCTGAGGGGGCAAACGGTCGCCGTCGACACCTACTCCTGGCTCCACAAGGGCGCCCTCTCCTGCGGCGACCGCCTCTGCAAGGGCATCCCCACCACCAGGTTCCCCTCCCCCGCCCCTTTCTTGGACCGACGAAAAACTAGTTTTGACCCCGACAGGGTCTCCTGATCCGTTCCCCACATTGCCGAATCCTAATCGATGGATCGAGGAAGTTTGTTCCTTTTGCAATGCATTTCGCCCCCAATCCCTCAACGGATTGGCAGCCTCTCGAATAGCGACCGCACCAGCACAACTTCTTGGTCCAGCCATGTTTCTTGGCCCAACCGGTGAATGCGAATCCCATTCCAGGCGAAGGATAAACGGGCCCCCCCTGTTTGTGTTGTTTCTCACAGGATTGCGGAAAGGAGACGCGCTTCATTTGCTCTATTGTACCATAAAACTGAATTTCCCCATCTGTTCCAGTGCCAAGAATCCTCGTGTCTATAGGTTGGATATATATAAACATATCTGGGAAAGTTCTGGTTCTGCTTTAGTTACAAAATCCACCATTTCAATTTGTAGAAATTTTGCTGGAGAGGTCTACGTATGAAAAGTTCTATAACTACTAACTCTGCATCGTTGTCTTCCTATACCGTACTTTTGATGCAGTTGAAATTCATTTCGCAGAATCATAGCGCAGATGACCATAGGTTTATGTACAACTGCAATTCACTATCACATCCTCAGTGCAGCACCATAAACTCAGCTGTGTTTGCCCTCTTGAATTTGAACCAGGCACATTGAGTACTGCATGCATAGGGTTAACTTGTTGCGGCACCATGGCGTGAAGCCAATTCTTGTATTTGATGGAGGCTTTCTGCCAATGAAGAGCGAACAAGAGGTCAAACGTGCAAGGTATGCTCTTCTTCGAGGGTAATAGTCTAATGTGTTTCAGTTGTAAAGAGACATTTGCATTACCTTTCAACATTGTTAAATGTATTTAGAAGTTTCTTTGCATACGAGCTACTGTTGTGGTCGGGGCTCTCTACCTATGTAGTGCAGCTGTAATATTATTATCTAATGTTGAATTGGTTAAGGGGCGCTGCAGTTCTTGTTATCTCTATGCAGTCATTTTACAGTATTATTTACTGGATGCTAATCATGCAATCATTCAGGTCACGAAAGGAAAATCTTGAGCGTGCCAGGGAACATGAAGCAGCTGGGAATTCCCGTGCTGCTTTCGACTGCTATCAGAAAGCTGTTGACATTACACCTAAAAttgctttggaactgatccaggtACAGATGTAAATTCCATGTTATATTACCAACTTGTCACCACCCATTCAAAGTAGTTTCTAACAGAGTGAAAGTATTTGGTTGGATTTCTGTAAATTGTCTTAAAACATGCAATGCAGGTACTGAAGCAAGAAAAGGTTGATTATATTGTTGCGCCTTACGAAGCAGATGCACAAATGACATTCTTATCTGTCAACAAACTTGTTGACGCTGTGATTACCGAGGATTCAGATTTAATACCATTTGGCTGTTCTAGAGTAAGTACAATATCACAACTCCCTCCGCCCTCAACATATACCATAATCTTTCTATTTACTAGCACAATGCCCTTGTGTTGCAAAGCTATAAAATACGAGGAGTTAGGTCACTGCCCTAGGAAATCGTTAATGTTATCCTGCAGCCTTTGCACATGGTTCACGATTAAAAAGAGCGAGAATACAATGGAAGATCATGCGGCAGGCATTGGATAATCTTAAGAGATCTTAGTAGGTCATTTGCAAGTTTCGGATGTTTAAACATATGAGAATAGGCATTATGCACAAGTTTGTAGATTGCGTAGGAGGACAAGGTctatgaccgctttggaattacaATTTGTCACTCTCTTGTTCTGTGATTTAGAACTGGAAGAACTTGGTTGGGAAGAGAAACTGAAAACAAAAGCATATATTTGAGTTGGAGCCGCGTttcaggatttgttatttgtcttCTATAAGTGCTGGTCTCATATGAAAGTACTAGTGTACTTGTTTATTTATGCCAGGTTCCACATGTGAGTAAAAgtacatttatttatttatttctcgTAGAAGGTTGCTAATCCCACATGTGGGTAGAGGTGCATTTGTTTATTGGCGAATATTTTTGGTCCCACATGTGAACTCACAACCAATTCCAACTTTTATAAGTAGGAAAGATTGCCTTGGTATCATGTTTTTACAGTTGAATAACCTCCCTTCTCTGAGCTTGTCCTCTGAGAACATTACTTGTATCCTCTCATTTTTATGTATCTTATTGTAATGTGCAGATTATTTTCAAGATGGACAAATTTGGGCAAGGTGTTGAATTCCAGATAACACGATTAGAACGAAACAGGGAGCTGGACTTAAATGGATTCACGAAACAGATGTTACTAGAGATGTGTATTTTAAGTGGCTGTGACTATCTTCCATCGTTGCCGGGAATGGGTGTCAAACGTGCTCATGCACTCATCCAAAAACTTAAGAGTCATGAGAAGGTAAATCCTATCTTCTCTCTGTCTGTTGAATATAGCACCTTCAATACACATAAAAAGTAGTTTAAAAAACCCACAGGGAAAATAGAAAACATGTGTAGCACAGTTGGCCTACACGATAAGGTAGACCTAATAAGGACAAATGTGCATAATGCACAAGCAGAATAAATAGTTCAAGATATGGCTACAACAGGCAAAACAAAAGGTTGACTGATCCAACTTTTTCGAAGCTATTATCTTGTAGTTAGTTATTCAATGTACAACCATATGTTACAAATCAGATTTCTGTTTAAATAAGTCATGCAACCCAGTGATCAAGAACTGACGAGTTCTTGTTGTGACAAGTTAGTGGAATGCATGCTTTCAGGTAATCAAGCACCTGAGGTACAGTGCTGTTTCTGTTCCACCTCAATATGAAGAGAATTTCAAGAAGGCAATATGGGCATTTCAGTTCCAAAGGGTCTATGATCCTGCGACAGAAGATATTGTGCATTTGTCTGGCATTCCTAGCGACCTCAGCGAAGACGACTTTCTGGGCCCATATCCTTTTTAAACTTATATTTATATAGTTAGATAGGATAAGCCAATTCTTGTATACACTTCATAGATTGATTTTTTACGTCATTTGTCCATTCTTTCTATGGATACAGGCGAGTTTGAAAATAAGCCAAGCGTTTCATGACACCATATTGCCCAGTAATCCAAATTGTTTTACCTCCTGAAGGAACTCTACTTTCATGCACTAGAGCATTTCCTTAATTCGTTTATACATGGTTACCACAGGCTGTTGTCAAAGGTATTGCTCTAGGGGAAATCGATCCACTTACAAAGGAACCGTTTGAGGTACTGTCTGTTTCCTTCTGTGCTGTTCTTGTCAGGTTTTTGTCCTTCACAAGTTTTTTTGTGTCAATCTACAGCTATGggaaagttatgcttgttttctcTCTCACATGCTTTACTAATTTGCCGTTTTGGTTTACTGGTGCTTTGTTCCTCCAAATGCAATTCATTCCGCTCTTCTGAGTAGCCTTGTGCATGTAAAGACATGCAAGCATGAAGCGATTACACGAATAATAACAAATATGAGGGCTTGTTAGAAATGTTTTTCTGAATTTTAACTGCGTTCTCTTATTGATTAAGTAAAGAAAATCTTGAGCATAGCATTACACTAGCCCATCATGGAAGATGTGAGAAGGGGAAATAACGAAAATATTTAGtttaaagtactccctccgtcacggtttagaaggcgtgtttggaaattctctagaacctaggtggttattgattgactGAGATGAgttgaaaaatagcattcacactacacatgcatataaaagtagtacaacggagtactaattagctgctaggagtaaatgtaATGCGccctaaaccttgtctattgtggaaatgcacgcaaatttaactgtgccttctaaactgtgacggaggtagtAGATAAGTTCCTCACTAAAACAGAAGAATGGAAGTAAATATAACTTGTCATGTTTTTGTGTATTTTTTGGTGCCTCTTACTAAATGTACTCCCAACATGTTACATAACTAGAAATAAGTAACTTTTGTCACTGGTTTATCAAATATTATATCAGCATGTAACTTAGTTATAGTGCAGGATGTGCAAACTACCAACACGTAGCTGTGTGTCTTCACTCTTGATTATCTTGTTGAGGTTTCTGCTTTACATTGACATATCTTGCAGGCCAGCACTCCTTGCAGTGCACCTGCTGCTGATAAAGGTTATCCGGTCAAGGAGTCTATTATTCCTTCAAATGGAAAGAAGAGGCTAGAATTGCCTGTACAGAAAAACATATTGACAAATTACTTCTGTATCCTCTCAACGCACCTTAATTTTATTCAAGAAAACTTCGgataaattaagtttactacgaTGAGCTCCTAGCTGCATGTATATAATTCACATTTATGAAATTGTCTTGGTCTCTTGGACAAGAATCTTGTTAGTTTTGGTTGTTGAAACCTGTTTAGATCATTTATACAGTTTTCCTACCCCACCACCCTAAATATTTTGGCAGGCAAAGGTGATGTGCGAATTGTAGTACTTTATTGTCCATGTTGTCTTGTTGATTGGGCTATTTTGCATCCTTTATTCACACTGTTTAACTACCCATTGCACTATCCTTAACCGCTAGAAGGCTTAACATCGCTTGAGGCAAAACGGAAGTTCAGGGCACCTAAGGTTATACCCAAGCAACAAACATTGCATGAATCTTCTTTGCCGAGCCCTCAGACTGAAGACTCTGCTACCCCTGATTCAGGGGCACCTAAGGCAAAACTGAAGTTCAGGGCACCTAAGGTTACACCCAAGCAACAAATGTTGCATGAATCTTCTTTGCCGAGCCCTCAGACTGAAGACTCTGGTACCCCTGATTCAGTTGAAGACACTAGCTCGCCAATGAAAAATATTCAATTCTCTCAGTATAGTTCTGATCATTTTAGCTCTGAACCTCCTCGAGATGATTCAGTTGATGCTTCTCAACGTAGTACTGAGCATTATGGTCGTGCCTTCCCCTGGGACGATTCAGATAGTGTTTCACCCCACTGTACTTCTCGTGATATTGGCAGTGGTCCTCCTCCTAGGGACCAACACATTGAAGATACAGAGGTATTTCTTACCAGTTATCACCGTAGTGCCTAAACATGTGTAATGCTCTTTTAGTCCTACCTTCTTACTGCAGTCATACTTCTCTTATCCTCGTGTCTTGCTTATCTTTTCAGGTTGAGGTCAGTTATTGCAACACAAGTGCAGTGCCAATAAGTCCTTGCTTAGAGAGTAAGATCTCTAATTTCTGTAGTTGATGTGCGACTTAATCCATAAGTCTTGTGATGGTTTCTTTATTCATGTAGAGTCAACATTAACTATCTTGGGATTGATTTCAGTATCTCATATGTGCCTGTTTTATGTTCTAGGGATGTCACCTGGGATAGCAGATCCATCATTAGTTTCTCACAACACGGAGCCATCTATACCAATGCCACATTATGCTGAAAGCAATGTGGCTCCTACTAGCAGAAATATTACTGCAAGGAGTTCATACTTCAAGAAAGACAAGAGAGTTTTCACAAATCAAGTAGAAGAGCagttagatgatgatgatgataacacTGAGGCTGGTACTTCCACTCTTTCTGGAGTTCAACCGAGGAACCCTGGAGGTGTCCTGAAGAGAAGAAAACTTTGGGATCCCCAAAATTTTGAAGACGTAAATGATTGTTTTATTTCTACTTATCATTACATGACAGCTAGCCTAGTAATTCTACAGTGGTACATAGCTGGTATCTGATATGCTGTTTGTGCAGGAAACATTGCTGCCAACTAGTTCACATGACAGTCCAGCAGTTGATGAAGGTAATAGTTCTATCTTGTTTTTATTTAGCCTTTGTTTCTTCTCTTTGACAACTTGAACCTGTTCCTTGTTCCATTGCTATGTTGGATATGAAGATAATATGACTAAAAAGGATTGCAAGTAACACCAGCCTCTGTTTGTCCTTTGCTTGTTACGTGCATTTAATTTGGTGGATATTTCACTTGTCAGCTTGATTATCATTCCCTGGAATGTTTTTATGTGACATTGAAATTTCATCATTTGTTAATTTTTATCCTTGGTCACAAGGAATGTTAAGCATTTCAGTCATTTATTCAAGCTTAGTTTTTAAAACCAATTTAACCAAGGTTACCGCTCTAAAGTAAATTCAGTTGAGATGCTTCTCAATCTTCATCTTCCATGCAATTCTTCCTGTATTTATAGATCGTTTATGTACcattttgcattttttttcttaCAATCTATCTTGATCCTTAGAGAGCAATCTATGTAATGTCTGAAATTATTGCAGGCTGTGGTACTGATTCCCTTGATGACATCGACACAACTTCTGAAGGAAGATTCGGATGCAATGTTTCCCATGTGAATACTTACAGTGGCATTGCGGAGAAATCGATGGATAAGTTTGCTGCACTGATATCGTCTTTCAGATACGCAGGCTCCCGTGCCAGTGGCCTTCGTGCTCCTTTAAAGGATGTGAAGAATACCCTTTCTGTAAGGTATGCAGCTTCATAACTTGTGCGTATACACAATTTACTTACCAGTACATGGAAGTGACCTGGTTTCATCCATGGGCGAATATATAACGGCACAGTTATTTTGTCACAGATCTATTCTCAGACCCTCGGAACAGAACCTCCGGTGTACAGCTAAGAAGACCGCGAGAGGTCATCGTTCAGAATGCAGATCCAGAAGTGATGCCCCAAATAGTGCCGACGGTCCTCCTGATCCGAGGGCGTTTGCACACAGCCCTGTTTTCCTTCCTGATCTGGGGAAGATCACCGATAAAGATGTAGATCCTGCTACCAGCCCTCCTGATCTGCGTACATTTGGGCATGCACCGGCAAGATCCACTACTGGTAGTTGTCCTGATCAAAGCAAGAACACTCGTAAAACAGTGGGCACTGCTGTCAGTCCTCTTGATCTGAGCACATTTGCATACCGACCCACGACTACTGCTAGTCGCTCTGAGCGGAGCAAATTGTCTCCTACAGCTATAAGAACTGCTGACAGTCCTCCTGATCTGAGCGCATTTGCATATAAACCCATGAAACCTTTGGATGGGAGCAGGTTTGCAGGGACAACATTAGCGGCTTCTAGACGAAATTCTCGGGGCCGATTCACATAGAACTGCCGATTAATCTGTTAGCCTTTCTGATATGGCGTGTTTGCTGTTGCACCAAAAGCTTCTGCCAGCCTTCATGCTCTGACCTGAGCAAACTTAGATCTAGCAGCAAATGCTGTCAAATGGTGTCCTTGGCCACCCATGGACCTGCAGCCCCGATGAACCCCTGATCTAAGTGCACCCCTTTTGCCGCCAACAGAATGGAAGCTTGAAAGAAGATGGCAGTCGGTACCTGTAGAGGCCTGGTACCTGACTTCATTTTTATCTCATGCAAATGCAAGCTGAAGCATGTATGGTCTGAGGGTAGGTAGCTGGCAGCAGGGGCTAATAGCTTCAGTTTCAGTCTTTCAGATACCACCGTGTGTGGTGTGCAAACCTAGCACATGCCCCTTTTTGTTCTTTCCTGGATACTGTTGTCATTTGAGCATTAGTACAGGTGCTACCTTCTGTCAATTCCCAATCAAGATGAATTAAGGAATTGTACAATATGTTGTATTGTGGTTTGTGGATTCCTATAGTTTGTTGTTGGGTATAGTAATGATCTTGAATGTACTATTTATGTATTGATTGGACCGGGTTTTTGGCTCTTCGGACCTGGTGAAACCGTTTGTTAAATGCCTCAAGATGTTTCTTTGTACTATTTGATCAGAAGTAGGGAAAAAATgaatacatgtctgggtacaccaTCCTTTTTAATTGCAATTGCATTGTATTGACTGGGTACACAGTAATTTGATTTACTCGTGTGTATATATAACTCTCCTATGCTTTATTTATATGCCTATGAAAAACGAATAGTAGATGTCTGGGTACGCCATCCTTATTAATTGCATTGCTTCAGTTTCAGAGGGTTGTGGGATCCTTTGTTTTCCACCTAAATTTGTTTTAGTCACACTTGTCATTGAATGTTTTCTTAAGTATGTATCAGCATTAGGAGAGGCGTCTTTAACTTAGTCCTTGAGGGGGTTGACAAACTCTTCAAGCTCACGAAGACTTCCTCTTGGAGCCAACACCACTTCTTCTGCATAGGCGCATTGATCATCCTTGATCATCTTGGTGTTCTTTGGTTAAGGGAGAACCTCTAGGGTAGCTCGATCTTCACGAATGAGAGGAGGGAACggggaagaacacgaagaacaacaaGGAAGATGACAAGGAACAACAAGTGTGCAAGAGTAAATCCACACCACACGGTTTTAATGATTCCTCACAAACACAAGGGAAAATAAGAACAAAGGTGGAGGTTCTTCCCCGTTCCACAGATACAGAGGTACTCCGTTGAGTCTTCACCTTGCAAGGTGGCCTTGTTCTCCATAAGCCATCACCTCAAGGGTCACCACACATCTACCCTATAACGTAGATGTCTTGTGCACCCCATGGACAATTTTGTTCAAAACGGAGGTCTTGATCCTACAAGGGAAGGTACGTCGGAGACAAGCTCTCTAGCCAAATCTAGGTCACTCGTCTAACCGTCCCACACATGAAAGGGTAAGTTGGgtgctaagagcatctccagccgttcgCCCCCAAGGGGCTGAAATAGCGCCGCTTGGGGGGCGAACCAACACTAAATTCGGCGTGTGGGGGCTCGGGTTCCCAACCGACTCCACCAAGGTCGCCCCCAGCCGGTGCTTTTAGCCCAATTTCGGCGCAAATACGGCCCAAATTTGGTTCACTTTCGACACAAATTcaacaaaaaataatttttttatgacAAAGTTTGTCACAtaaatcaatacaaatcaaatagTTCAACGAATCAATCGCATAATTGGAACACAAATTAAACTAGGTATTGCCCTTGAGCctccataggtgctccaccaaatCGTCCTGCAGTTCTTGATGCACCTGTGGGTCTCAGATCTCCTGAT
Coding sequences within:
- the LOC123444556 gene encoding exonuclease 1, yielding MGIQGLLPQLKSIMAPIRMEDLRGQTVAVDTYSWLHKGALSCGDRLCKGIPTTRHIEYCMHRVNLLRHHGVKPILVFDGGFLPMKSEQEVKRARSRKENLERAREHEAAGNSRAAFDCYQKAVDITPKIALELIQVLKQEKVDYIVAPYEADAQMTFLSVNKLVDAVITEDSDLIPFGCSRIIFKMDKFGQGVEFQITRLERNRELDLNGFTKQMLLEMCILSGCDYLPSLPGMGVKRAHALIQKLKSHEKVIKHLRYSAVSVPPQYEENFKKAIWAFQFQRVYDPATEDIVHLSGIPSDLSEDDFLGPWLPQAVVKGIALGEIDPLTKEPFEASTPCSAPAADKGYPVKESIIPSNGKKRLELPVQKNILTNYFCLTSLEAKRKFRAPKVIPKQQTLHESSLPSPQTEDSATPDSGAPKAKLKFRAPKVTPKQQMLHESSLPSPQTEDSGTPDSVEDTSSPMKNIQFSQYSSDHFSSEPPRDDSVDASQRSTEHYGRAFPWDDSDSVSPHCTSRDIGSGPPPRDQHIEDTEVEVSYCNTSAVPISPCLERMSPGIADPSLVSHNTEPSIPMPHYAESNVAPTSRNITARSSYFKKDKRVFTNQVEEQLDDDDDNTEAGTSTLSGVQPRNPGGVLKRRKLWDPQNFEDETLLPTSSHDSPAVDEGCGTDSLDDIDTTSEGRFGCNVSHVNTYSGIAEKSMDKFAALISSFRYAGSRASGLRAPLKDVKNTLSVRSILRPSEQNLRCTAKKTARGHRSECRSRSDAPNSADGPPDPRAFAHSPVFLPDLGKITDKDVDPATSPPDLRTFGHAPARSTTGSCPDQSKNTRKTVGTAVSPLDLSTFAYRPTTTASRSERSKLSPTAIRTADSPPDLSAFAYKPMKPLDGSRFAGTTLAASRRNSRGRFT